The sequence below is a genomic window from Chloroherpetonaceae bacterium.
GAGCTGCAGAAGAAGATTTTTGAACCGTTCTTTACGACAAAAGAGGTTGGGAAAGGCACAGGATTAGGTTTATCTATTGTCTATGGCATTATCAAGAAGCATTCTGGACTAATTGAGTGCGAAAGCACAGTAGGCAAGGGAACAACCTTCCACATTTGTTTGCCGCTATACACCAAAAGTCAAGACTGAGGGAAAGGACGCTAGTATATCACTCTCACCTTACTGCTGCCTAAGGAGAGAGGCAAGTTGCGCAGCACACGCAAAAGTGAGAGCCATGCAAGTGCTGCGTAGTCTTTTGTCTTTCCACTAAATATACCCTGAACAATGACTATCTTAGTGATAGAAGATGACCGCTGTGTGCGCGAGACACTAGCGGAGATGCTAGTTGCAATCGGGCATAATGTGCTTTGTGCCGAAGATGGCTACGAGGGCATTCGGCTCTTTGAGCAGCAGATGAAGGTTGATGCCGTAATCTTGGATATGCGATTGCCCAAACTCTCAGGCGAAGAAACCTACC
It includes:
- a CDS encoding ATP-binding protein, with product ELQKKIFEPFFTTKEVGKGTGLGLSIVYGIIKKHSGLIECESTVGKGTTFHICLPLYTKSQD
- a CDS encoding response regulator, producing MTILVIEDDRCVRETLAEMLVAIGHNVLCAEDGYEGIRLFEQQMKVDAVILDMRLPKLSGEETY